From Zalophus californianus isolate mZalCal1 chromosome 16, mZalCal1.pri.v2, whole genome shotgun sequence, one genomic window encodes:
- the CFAP97D1 gene encoding uncharacterized protein CFAP97D1 isoform X2 gives MNNSLDYLAYPVIVSNHRQSTTFRKKLDFGHYIFHKNRIQIVKPTVDTKPPVAHTHHILKLSKLQGEQKRIDKIEYENKQLCQKIAKAHRGPAKVDCWNEYFSKRIQGAISKIQQDIFSPKMNRLLTMEKIQEKALRFLSCLEFQDTPKWLNA, from the exons ATGAACAATTCCCTGGATTATCTAGCCTACCCTGTAATTGTTTCTAATCACAGACAGAGCACAACCTTCAGAAAGAAGCTGGACTTTGGCCACTACATATTTCACAAGAATAGAATACAAATAG TGAAGCCTACTGTTGATACCAAACCTCCAGTGGCGCACACACATCACATTTTAAAACTGAGCAAACTACAG GGTGAACAAAAGCGAATCGACAAAATCGAATACGAAAACAAGCAACTGTGTCAGAAAATCGCAAAGGCCCATCGTGGCCCTGCCAAGGTGGATTGCTGGAATGAATATTTTTCCAAGAG AATTCAAGGCGCTATATCAAAAATACAACAAGATATCTTCTCTCCCAAGATGAATAG GTTACTCACCATGGAAAAGATACAAGAGAAAGCCCTAAGATTTCTTAGCTGCTTAGAATTTCAAGACACTCCTAAGTGGCTGAATGCTTAA
- the CFAP97D1 gene encoding uncharacterized protein CFAP97D1 isoform X1: MNNSLDYLAYPVIVSNHRQSTTFRKKLDFGHYIFHKNRIQIVKPTVDTKPPVAHTHHILKLSKLQGEQKRIDKIEYENKQLCQKIAKAHRGPAKVDCWNEYFSKSLNRETRNRELVRITVENQGILKRLGDRKPHYDRRLSEMDWQNSRRYIKNTTRYLLSQDE, encoded by the exons ATGAACAATTCCCTGGATTATCTAGCCTACCCTGTAATTGTTTCTAATCACAGACAGAGCACAACCTTCAGAAAGAAGCTGGACTTTGGCCACTACATATTTCACAAGAATAGAATACAAATAG TGAAGCCTACTGTTGATACCAAACCTCCAGTGGCGCACACACATCACATTTTAAAACTGAGCAAACTACAG GGTGAACAAAAGCGAATCGACAAAATCGAATACGAAAACAAGCAACTGTGTCAGAAAATCGCAAAGGCCCATCGTGGCCCTGCCAAGGTGGATTGCTGGAATGAATATTTTTCCAAGAG CTTAAACAGAGAAACAAGGAACCGGGAACTAGTGAGAATCACTGTGGAAAACCAGGGCATTCTGAAGAGGCTTGGTGATCGCAAACCCCACTATGACCGCAGGTTGTCCGAGATGGACTGGCAG AATTCAAGGCGCTATATCAAAAATACAACAAGATATCTTCTCTCCCAAGATGAATAG